The genome window TGAAATTGGAGTGCCAGCACTTTCTCGATTGCGTCGAACAGCGCCGGCGGCCGCGCACCGATGGCCGCGACGGCGTGCGCGTCGTGAAAGTTCTCGAAGCCGCCAATCATTCTTTGCAACACAATGGAATTCCCGTCAATCTGGAGACTTACTTTGCAGAACTTCATTCATCCCACCGCTAAAATTGCGCCGGGCGCGAGCCTCGGCGCCAATTGTTATATCGACGCCAACGTGATGATCGGGCCGGATAGCCGCCTCGGCCACGGCGTCATCATCCATCCCGACACCGTCATCGGCGCCGGCGTTCGCATCGATGATCACACGGTCATCGGCAAGCTGCCGATGCGCGCAGCAGCCAGCGCCATCACCAAGGAAGAAACTTTGCCCGGCTGCGTCATCGGCGACCGCTGCATCGTTGGAACTTTTGTGGTGATCTATCGCGGCTGCGTGATCGAGCAAAATGTGCTGGTGGCTGACCTGGCGTCGGTTCGCGAAAACGTCCGCATCGGCGAATACACCATCGTCGGCCGCGGCGTCACCGTCGAAAATAAAGTCACGATCGGCAAACGCTGCAAATTGGAAACGGAAGCTTACATCACCGCGTTGTCCGAAATCGGTGATTACTGTTTCATTGCGCCGGAAGTGACGTTTACGAACGACAATTTTCTCGGGCGCACCAAGGATCGCTTCAAATATCACAAAGGCGTCACGATGAAAAAGGGCGCGCGGATCGGCGCCAATGTCACGGTGCTGCCCGGCATCAACATCGAAGAAGAGGCGCTGGTCGCGGCCGGCTCGGTGGTAACGCGCGACGTGCCGGCCCGAAAAATCGTTCTCGGCAATCCGGCGCGAGTTTGGCGCGATGTCCCGCCGGAACAACTTTTGGAAAACCAGTGATGCTTCGCCTCGTCACGGTTGTCGGCGCGCGTCCGCAGTTTATCAAAGCCGCCGTCGTCTCGCACGAAATCGCCCAACAGCCCGATCTCCGAGAAATTTTGGTGCACACCGGGCAGCATTACGATGACGACATGTCGGCGGTTTTCTTCAAAGAACTGGGCTTGAAAAAACCGCGGTATCATCTCGGCGTCGGCTCGAAGCCGCATGGCGAACAAACCGCGGAAATTCTCGCCAGGCTCGAGCCGATTTTGCTCAAAGAAAAACCAAACGCGGTGATCGTTTACGGCGATACAAATTCCACGCTCGCCGGCGCGTTGTGCGCCAGCAAATTGCATATTCCACTTGCCCACGTCGAAGCCGGCTTGCGAAGCTGGAATCGCAACATGCCGGAGGAAATCAACCGCGTCGTCGCCGATCATGTTTCCGATTTTTTATTTTGCCCGACTGCAACTGCGGTGAAAAATCTTGCCGCTGAGGGCGTTCATCGCGGCGTCTACAATGTCGGCGACGTGATGCTCGATGCGGCGTTGATTTTTGAAAAAATCCTGTCGGCTGCGCATGTGGCGCGTTGGAGCTTGCCCGCCAAAGAATATTTTTTGATCACGATTCACCGCGCTGAAAACACCGATAACGTCGAGCGCCTTCAAGACCTTTTGCAGCTTTTGCTCGAGCTCCGCGCCCCGGCGATTTTTCCCATGCATCCGCGCGTCAAAAATTTGCTCACGGCGAATCGAAAACTGCGGCCGCTGCGCTTGCGTTTGGCAGCGCAGCCGAACTTGCATCTCACGCCGCCGGTTTCTTATTTCGAAATGCTCGCGCTGGAAAAAAACGCCCGCGCCATCATCACCGATTCCGGCGGCGTTCAGAAAGAAGCCTTTTTCTTTGGCGTGCCGTGCCTCACCTTGCGCAACGAAACCGAATGGGTTGAGACCCTCGACGGCGGCTTCAACACCCTGGTTGGCGCCAACAGGAAAAAATTTTTGTCGGCAATAGCCAGGCTCGAAAAAATGCCATCGCGAGTTCGTGGCCGGAAATCGTCGCGGCTGAAAGGCCTTCAGCTTTTTGGCGGCGGCAAAGCCAGCCAGCGTATCGTGCGAATCCTGCGGCGAGCGCTGCAAAAAAATCACGCCGGAAACGAATGAGAGTATTGATTGTCACCGAGCTATGGCCGCCGCACGGCGGCAGTTTCGTCTTCGAGCAAGTCAAAGCGATTGCCCCGTATGTTTCCGTAACAGTCGCTGTTCTCATTCCGAATCCCCCCGATCTCTCGCGCTATCGCAGCCGATGGTCTCGTTTCGCGGATAAATCCGCCGCCCCAGAAATGGAAGACGGCATTCCGGTTTATTATTTGCGCTACCGGACGATTCCCGAGCTGGGCAAATACCTCAACAGCGTGCAAGCTTTTCGCGCGCTGGCGTGCTTTCTTCGTCAGCGCAAAGATCAATTTGACCTTATTCATGCACATTTTGCCTACACAACCGGATTTGCCGCCGTGCGCGCTGGACGGAGTTTTGACCTGCCGGTGATCGTCGCAACCTATGGCAGCGACATCAATTTTTATACAAAGCGAACCCCAAAAAATTTCGCTGCAGCGTTGTTTACAATTTGGGGACTTCGACATGCTGCGGCAATCACCGCCCTCAGCAAGGATCTCGCGACGAAAATTTCTGCTCTAGGCATATCTCATCAGCAGATAACTGTCATTTCGTTGGGCATACGAGAAACGATTTTTTCCCCTCGCGGGGAAAAATTAATGTTGCGCCGCCAGCTTCAGCTTCCCACCGCCGGCCCGCTTTTTCTTTTTGTCGGCAATTGGGTGCCGGTCAAAGGCCTGAAATATTTGTTTGATGCGTTTGCCCGCGTGTGTCAACATTTGCAACAGACCAAATTAATG of candidate division KSB1 bacterium contains these proteins:
- a CDS encoding DapH/DapD/GlmU-related protein, giving the protein MQNFIHPTAKIAPGASLGANCYIDANVMIGPDSRLGHGVIIHPDTVIGAGVRIDDHTVIGKLPMRAAASAITKEETLPGCVIGDRCIVGTFVVIYRGCVIEQNVLVADLASVRENVRIGEYTIVGRGVTVENKVTIGKRCKLETEAYITALSEIGDYCFIAPEVTFTNDNFLGRTKDRFKYHKGVTMKKGARIGANVTVLPGINIEEEALVAAGSVVTRDVPARKIVLGNPARVWRDVPPEQLLENQ
- the wecB gene encoding UDP-N-acetylglucosamine 2-epimerase (non-hydrolyzing) yields the protein MLRLVTVVGARPQFIKAAVVSHEIAQQPDLREILVHTGQHYDDDMSAVFFKELGLKKPRYHLGVGSKPHGEQTAEILARLEPILLKEKPNAVIVYGDTNSTLAGALCASKLHIPLAHVEAGLRSWNRNMPEEINRVVADHVSDFLFCPTATAVKNLAAEGVHRGVYNVGDVMLDAALIFEKILSAAHVARWSLPAKEYFLITIHRAENTDNVERLQDLLQLLLELRAPAIFPMHPRVKNLLTANRKLRPLRLRLAAQPNLHLTPPVSYFEMLALEKNARAIITDSGGVQKEAFFFGVPCLTLRNETEWVETLDGGFNTLVGANRKKFLSAIARLEKMPSRVRGRKSSRLKGLQLFGGGKASQRIVRILRRALQKNHAGNE
- a CDS encoding glycosyltransferase family 4 protein, with the protein product MRVLIVTELWPPHGGSFVFEQVKAIAPYVSVTVAVLIPNPPDLSRYRSRWSRFADKSAAPEMEDGIPVYYLRYRTIPELGKYLNSVQAFRALACFLRQRKDQFDLIHAHFAYTTGFAAVRAGRSFDLPVIVATYGSDINFYTKRTPKNFAAALFTIWGLRHAAAITALSKDLATKISALGISHQQITVISLGIRETIFSPRGEKLMLRRQLQLPTAGPLFLFVGNWVPVKGLKYLFDAFARVCQHLQQTKLMMIGSGELEPVLKQQAQTLGIVNKIIWIGQKAHAEIPLWMSAADFLVLPSLSEGYGLVVLEALACGTPVIASRAGGIPEILTSDDFGILVPPRDSEALARAMLEAAGRKWAMKKLVDYAHAHTWSKQTQDLLKLYQNVMQQRA